One genomic window of Luteitalea pratensis includes the following:
- the rplU gene encoding 50S ribosomal protein L21 encodes MFAIIQSGGRQVKVTKGEIVTVDRVDVEAGQEVTVEQVLLVGQDGGDVLVGAPFVAGARVVGTVAGESRGPKIRVFKKKRRKGMRRTKGHRATYTRIQVTDILV; translated from the coding sequence GTGTTTGCCATCATTCAAAGCGGCGGCCGCCAGGTGAAGGTCACCAAGGGCGAGATCGTCACCGTCGACCGCGTCGACGTCGAAGCAGGCCAGGAAGTCACCGTCGAGCAGGTGTTGCTCGTGGGACAGGACGGCGGCGATGTGCTCGTCGGCGCGCCCTTCGTGGCCGGCGCCCGAGTCGTTGGCACCGTGGCCGGCGAGTCGCGCGGCCCGAAGATCCGCGTGTTCAAGAAGAAGCGCCGCAAGGGCATGCGCCGGACCAAGGGTCACCGCGCCACCTACACGCGGATCCAGGTCACCGACATTCTGGTCTGA
- the rpmA gene encoding 50S ribosomal protein L27, with protein MAHKKGQGSSRNGRDSNSQRLGVKKHDGNIVTGGSILVRQRGRRFNAGSNVGLGKDDTLFAKVGGVVKFEDHGERGRFISVHPVAAE; from the coding sequence ATGGCTCATAAAAAAGGTCAGGGCAGTTCGCGCAATGGACGCGACAGCAACTCGCAGCGTCTGGGCGTGAAGAAGCACGACGGCAACATCGTCACCGGCGGGTCGATCCTCGTCCGGCAGCGTGGCCGCCGCTTCAACGCCGGTAGCAACGTCGGGCTCGGCAAGGACGACACGCTGTTTGCGAAGGTCGGGGGCGTGGTCAAGTTCGAAGACCACGGCGAACGCGGCCGCTTCATCAGCGTCCACCCGGTCGCCGCAGAATAA
- the obgE gene encoding GTPase ObgE, whose amino-acid sequence MFVDEVDINVSAGHGGRGAISFRREKFIPRGGPDGGDGGHGGSVYLLSSPHHNTLVSYRFHPDFDAPRGANGEGSLRTGKSGKDIELPVPPGTVAYRIDEFGHAHQFADLIGIGDRVLAAKGGIGGRGNARFTSSTNRTPRRADTGMPGEVFKLRLRMKLLADVGIIGYPNVGKSTLIARVSAAKPKIADYPFTTLVPNLGVVALSDDRSFVMADVPGLIEGAHEGKGLGHRFLGHVERTKVLLHIVDVSEASGRDPVEELEVIRRELEQYVPNADTLDPDALPLAARPQVVAANRIDILGDPLRLEALREHAAALGLTFHAISAVTGEGVPALLETLWPYVQHVSAERALQRSRQAADAGQADGSDDAPSPHGGAGYPSAAEALAKTTRPAAELAHSTNAGGPERDEPGLNVPAEPVDPDA is encoded by the coding sequence ATGTTCGTTGACGAAGTCGACATCAACGTCAGCGCCGGTCACGGCGGACGGGGCGCCATCAGTTTCCGCCGCGAGAAGTTCATTCCGCGTGGCGGCCCCGATGGCGGCGATGGCGGTCACGGCGGGTCGGTCTACCTGCTCTCCAGCCCGCACCACAACACCCTCGTCAGCTACCGGTTCCATCCCGATTTCGATGCCCCGCGCGGCGCGAACGGCGAAGGTTCGCTGCGCACCGGCAAGTCCGGCAAGGACATCGAACTGCCCGTGCCTCCCGGTACGGTCGCCTACCGCATCGACGAGTTCGGCCACGCGCACCAGTTCGCGGACCTGATCGGTATCGGCGACCGGGTGCTGGCCGCCAAGGGCGGCATCGGTGGCCGTGGCAATGCCCGCTTCACGTCGTCCACCAATCGCACCCCGCGGCGTGCCGACACCGGCATGCCCGGCGAGGTGTTCAAGCTCCGCCTGCGAATGAAACTGCTCGCGGACGTGGGCATCATCGGCTACCCGAACGTGGGCAAGTCGACGCTGATCGCCCGTGTCTCGGCGGCCAAGCCGAAGATCGCCGATTACCCCTTCACCACGCTCGTGCCCAACCTGGGCGTGGTCGCACTCAGCGACGACCGCAGCTTCGTGATGGCCGACGTCCCTGGCCTGATCGAGGGCGCGCACGAAGGCAAGGGCCTCGGCCATCGCTTCCTGGGCCACGTCGAGCGCACCAAGGTGCTGCTCCACATCGTCGACGTGAGCGAGGCCTCCGGCCGGGACCCGGTGGAGGAACTCGAGGTCATCCGCCGCGAGCTCGAGCAGTACGTGCCCAACGCGGATACGCTCGACCCGGATGCGCTTCCGCTCGCCGCGCGACCGCAGGTGGTGGCGGCCAACCGCATCGACATCCTTGGTGATCCGTTGCGGCTCGAGGCCTTGCGCGAGCACGCAGCCGCTCTGGGCCTGACCTTCCATGCGATCTCGGCGGTCACCGGCGAGGGGGTGCCCGCCCTGCTCGAGACGCTGTGGCCGTACGTGCAGCACGTCAGTGCCGAGCGGGCCTTGCAGCGTAGCCGGCAAGCCGCTGACGCTGGTCAAGCCGACGGCAGCGATGACGCTCCGAGCCCGCATGGTGGGGCCGGCTATCCCTCGGCGGCCGAAGCCCTGGCGAAGACGACGCGCCCGGCCGCGGAGCTTGCACACTCGACCAACGCGGGCGGCCCTGAGAGGGACGAGCCGGGCCTGAACGTCCCAGCCGAGCCTGTTGATCCCGACGCATGA